The segment CTACTATTTTCCGTCTTTACTGTAGCAGTGTCATTACTTGATTATAAATGGACGCTGTCAAGGCTTTCATAAAGAGTAATATTCTCCATGACTGAGACACCACACGTTACATCATGTAGAAAATCTTATGGTGGAATGTACCCTCGAGCCTGTACCCTTACACAACGTTCCAATGAGAAACTTCACCCAAAAGTACACATAGATTCACGTCGTCTCCAACATGATAAACCGATAACTGCTTCGAGGACAAAGTGTTTCACTGATATTCTGTCAGTGAATTCTATTCCATTTGCCCTAAGAACATCTCGCAAGTACTTGtaaacttaagaaaaaattatCTTCGTCAAAGTAACCCCAAACCTTTACCCTGTTTCTTCATCACCAGGACTTTCTCGTATTAATAGAAACTAATCGTACTTGAactgatataaatttttttttttttttttttttttttttgctctattacagtcctccaattcgactgggtggtatttatttgcacgtatcaccctatccgttctgataccatagtcccagaggatctttgcctgatcgttttctatcactccctcaggttggtgctcgttccacttattactgcaaggtagctgatgtttcttgcacaggctccagtggaaggcttttgccactgaatcatgcctctttttgtactggttctgtgcaagtgccgggcattcgcttgctacgtgatttatggtttcatttttcgtattgcacttcctacatatgggagagatgttatttccgtctatcgttctttgaacatatctggttcttagggcctgatcttgtgccgctgttatcattccttcagtttccttctttagctctcccctctgtagccattgccatgtgtcatcgctgtctagttctttagtctgtctcatgtattgtgcgtgcattggtttgttgcgccagtcctctgttctgtctgtcattctcctgtctctgtatatttctgggtcttcgtctacttttattagtccttcttcccatgcactctttagccactcgtcttcactggttttcagatattgccctagtgctctgttctcgatgttgacgcagtcctctatacttagtagtcctctccctccttcctttcgtgttatgtatagtctgtccgtatttgctcttgggtgtagtgctttgtgtattgtcatatgtttcctggttttctgatctatggtgcggagttctgccttcgtccattccactactcctgcgctgtatctgattactggaactgcccatgtatttatggcatttatcatatttccggctttgagttttgacttgagtatcgccttgagtctctgcatatattctttcctgatcgtgtccttcatctcttggtgttttatatcccctccttccattattcccaggtatttgtatcctgtctcatctatgtgtttgatgttgctcccatctggtagcttttatcccttcagtttctcgtcactttgcctttttgttggttgactaaggcgcatttttctattccaaactccattattattattattattattattattattattattattattattattattattattattattattattattattattattattattattactattatcattattattattattattcagaagatgaagcatattcatatggaaaatgCCACGAGGgtcattgactggaaattcaagccaccaaagaatatagtgttctttaagaagaagtaagaggaagttaagggaaatactgaaagaaaagACCCCactaattaaaaaagataaagaaaattaccaattaacaaatagaaaaaatgtaatgACCTTACCTTTTACTCTACAAGAAAATACATGACGCCATGTGATAGTAGTACACCTTAAAGCATACCTGGTCTACGCTACATAATTAGATGGCAGACGTTTTATTCTCCACCCTTCATTAGAGGCAGAACCTCAAAATATATCGGCGACAAAGGAAGGATCTGGGCAACCGGGAGAGAGCTTTTTCACTTGATATGATGCGTCTGGAGCCCTGAATAATCGCATTGACGATATGAAATGGATAAAGCTAACATCCAAGAATAAAGGCAAGGAATAAGAGTGTCTTGCTGATATATTAGATGGCTCATTAAAAACGGCAAAAAAATGGTTTTTATGGCAATAAGCACAAAGGAACAAATAATTGAAAACTTTTGTGTTCTGAAGTTCAGTAATGACACCAAATAAATGTCCTTTTTACTGCATAGCTTTAATGGGAATGCTGCATTGAGGAAAAGAAGTACAATGAAAAAGCAATTATAAAGCATACTTTTGTAATACCAGTGGATAACGATGCAATATTTGTTCTTCTTGCAGATAAAAGTCCTCTTCTTAGCTGGACAGGTAACGAAAATGAGCTACATTTGAAAAAGATACAATAGAatttagataaacaaacatatcaAGAGCTGATGCAAATATGAATATCGGCATAGGAGTGCATTTACTGGATCATTTGCTTCAAAAGAAATACGTAAAATCTACGAAGGAGTCTGGTATGTTTGTAGGTCAGTCGTCTTTTACAAaagcaaatttttaataaattctttCATTCGCTGTAAGGAAAATGGGCCTCCCTTTTCTACTGCCAACAGTTTTTGCCGTTTAGATGTTTGTGTGTGATGCGCTTTCATCTTTGCAATCTCTAGCGATAACTTGTTACGGGTACCAACCCTTCAAGATTGCTTCAGTAACACAGAACCTATCAGGATTCATAGCCTCTGTTGCATTTCTTTTTTGTGgtgtatttcataaataaatatatatatatatatatatatatatatatatatatatatatatgtgtgtgtgtgtgtgtgtgtgtgtgtgtgtgtgtgtgtgcatgtatgaatcatatatatatatatatatatatatatatatataaatatatatatacatatattcatatacatttatatatatatatatatatatatatatatatatatatatatatatattatatatgtatatatatatatatatatatgtgtgtgtgtgtgtgtgtgtgtgcgtgtgtgtgtgtatatatatatatatatatatatatatatatatatatatatatatatatatatatgttgataacacttttatattattcaaggagccttgtcaaagtgagatatttttggaacatatcaataatcaacatcgaaatataaagtttaccatggaaaaagaaaacgacaattgtctaccctttctggatattaatgtaagcagagataatggtgattttacaacatctgtgtatcggaaaaagacatatactggacttgctaataacttctatagctcatgctttaagaattttaaactaaactccatatatactttagtttatagggctcttcgatattcttcgagttggtctctttttCATAGTGAGATTTTgtgtttaatcaattttttttcacagaattcttatccaaaaaacttggtttttaaagtcattaacaggctgttgtcacaacacttctccattccgacaccctcttataatgtcccagagaaaaatatttttgccacaatcccgtttatttcggacaacaactttgcaaccaaacttaagcaaataattgaaaatgaatttggatgccttaatattcaattaattctaATCATTCctctcaagattggcgtattctttagctacaaggacaaactgcagaccttcatgaggtccaacattatttataaattcaagtgcccgggatgccccggtatttatgttggatcttgtcgcaggttactgcagttgagatattgtagccatatgggatacagttataggacgggccagaaactgagtaaacccgaattttctaatataacgaaccatgcctctatatgtaaaattgaagtcaacaaaaagcatttctccattattggtggtacgagccatagtgattacttaactacccttgagtcattatacatcaaacggcttgttccttctttaaactctaacgtttccgcctctcctctttatctcgcataactgaagtcgtaggttggtgtcaaatcttggtcatttgttcttctccttctcctctgaatggtttggtgagcgCTGGGTCTTTTTCACTGTAGCCTTTttatataatgttaatttttaaaagtttttaataataacctcttttttgtctcaatattttttaactggtttttgtaaattttaattagttttatgttatatatacagattgaaaatgcacatagaacatgtgcgaaacgtttcgtttgaataaaacTACCTTGGCCTCTGATGTGTGTTAtgactgctgtatatatatatatatatagctatatatatatatatataaactatatctatatatataattatatatataatatatatatatatatatatataatataaaactatatgttataatatatatatataatttttaataatataatatattatatataatatatatattatatatatataattattgtattaaatatatatgtgtgtgtgtgtgtgtgtctgtgtgcatatgcgtgtctgtgtctgtgtgtgttctgAAATACCGATACACATatcatttcaacaaataaatattcatacaatCATATGAAATTCCCACCACCGAAACTGCTATCTTTGGAAATACCTGACACTCTTTACCCTTTGCATGCGAAATCACCCAGATGTGCCTGTCAAAAAGACTGCAGGTTTTCTCTGACGTCACTCATCCTGTAGGTATAAATAGCGGCCAGCCAACCATGATGCTTTACTCTTAGCAAGGTAAGTCTTGAGAAGTAATCATTGCTTTCCGGGTATGAGGCTCAGAGTGCCTATCTGGGGACACCTAGAATAGAACCTAGAACGGAAGTTTTGTTATTATAATGGGTTCTTTTCGAAACTAGTTCCTACATTCGAAGTTGTCCTTAAATTTTTATAAAGTAACCTTCgcgaaaaaaaatagatatgtcGAGTTACTGGGCTTATGAAATCGAATGTCTCATGATCTTTGCATAATTTCTGTTCTGTTAAAATCCTCAAGGCTGATATGACTTGATCAATATTGCCAAAAGATGACGGAAAAGATTATTTGTAGATAGGTCGAGTTTCTTGGGAAAACTGTGTTAGAGGCCATTCAATGATTCTCTTGAAATCTCCCGTTCAATAAACATTTTCTCCACAACTACGATTCTCTAATCCGAGACTTTCCGCAGATGAAATTCCTGCTCTTCCTCTGTGGTTTGGCCATCGCTGCCGCCAGTCAGTCATGGGAAAGCTTTAAGGTCAGTGTCTTACTCATCCAATGCTTTACTTATTATGATTGATATATCTGTAGATACAGAGGCTTTTAAAGCAAGATTTTAACCAGAATTATTGATAGGTAGTGGCTAGTaaagaaaatgactgaaaaatgtTATAGAAAGTCTTAGAGCATCTGGCATCCCGTAAAAGTAAATATCATGATTTTGTCACTAGGGCCATAAACCTTATTTTCATGTAACAAGAAGGAAATGAAGTGAATGAAATATAgctttttgataatataaaaataacttaccATACAATGTATCTATCTCCTACACTATCacgattttttaaatgatttatcatccacaaaagaggaaaagaaatttcACATCTAAATCTGTTCCAGCTGACCCATGGCAAGGCCTACTCCAACGCCAAGGAGGAGCTCTACAGGAAGACCATTTTCGAGAGCAACCTTAAATTCGTAGCAGAACACAATGAACGCTTCCGAAAGGGCCTAGTCACCTTCAACGTCGCCATGAACAGATTTGGTGacttggtaagagagagagagaggagagagagagagagacctatacaTATCTCTCTGctttttgtatattcattataGATAATTCACCTTGAACAGGCTGAAAacaatttctattttcaaatgaaCAAAATTCCCTCCCACCATTCGTTTATTAATATTCCCAAATCCACTTCGCCTTAACAGACCACAGAGGAATTTGTAGCCCAGATGACTGGTCTGCAGAAACTGGAGAGCACCGAGGGAATGGAATTCGCTCACTTCCCTGAGGCCCCCAGAGCTGCCGATGTTGACTGGAGAAACAAGGGAGCTGTCACTCCTGTCAAGGACCAGGGACAGTGTGGATCCTGCTGGTCCTTCTCTACTGTGAGTGTCGCTTAAGAGCCCTTtgcttttattcatatattttccctTCATTAAGCAATGCCTCCCTGACAAGAGAAAAGCCAAAGCAATTTACTCCCGAACAGTGGAACGCATCGGGTTTCTTATGAAACACGAATCTCCCAACAGACTGGAGCTCTAGAAGGCGCACATTTCATCAAAACCGGAAGTCTGCCAAGCCTCTCCGAACAGCAGCTGGTTGATTGCTCAAAGGAAAACAGCGGTTGCAACGGAGGAGTTGTGCAATGGGCCTACGATTACCTCAAGTCCTGCGGAGGAAGCCAGACTGAGTCTTCCTATCCTTACGAGGCTATTGTGAGTCTTACTTGAATGTTGTCGTCTTTCCTGGTATAATGTGTCTTTAATACTGAGTTCAGTGCCAAAACTAATATTTTAAGGTCATGTAGAAGCTAAAAGTCTCTAATTATCCCTTTTATTGTTAATGAACGAATCTTCCAGGACAACATATGCCGCTTCGATTCATCTCAGGTGGCTGCCACTGTGAGGGGATACACGAACATCCCCTATGGCGATGAGGTGACTCAGGCCTCTGCTGTCCACGACGAAGGTCCAGTCAGTGTCTGCGTCGATGCTGGACACTTGTCCTTCCAGTTGTACAGCTCAGGTGAGTCTCTTTCGCCTTTCTTCCTTCCCTAAATCACTTTACTTAGTGCAATTCTAATTCCCACACGACCATAATAAGTAAGAATTAGTAGCTGCgtaattattcaaaaatattataCTTGCCTCATGTTATCTTGCTGCTAAAATAACAGACTATAGGAAATAAGAGATGCGCATTTCATAGCTTTTCAATTCTGTGTTTTGTCCCTCCGCAGGTGTCTACTACGAACCAAACTGCAACCCTCAGGGCATCAACCACGCCGTGTTGGCTGTTGGCTACGGAACCGAAGGCGGCTCCGACTACTGGATCATCAAGAACTCGTGGGGCAGCAGCTGGGGTGAGTCTGGATACATGAAGCTCACCAGGAACAAGAACAACCACTGCGGTGTTGCCACCCAGTCTTGCTACCCAACCGTCTAAGGATTCGAAGAAAGTCTGGTTGCTTTATTCCATGAAGAGTTATGAGTATACATCGACGCCTTAACTCATAAGACCTTAGCTTGATAATCATGTCTGGCTTTATATcttgtttatgaaaaataaagtggAATCGAttacattattcattcatttacatttcaCTCCATTCATTGAAAATGGAATCCTACTATCTTACTGAGTCAAGTCTTaggatttctttcattatttaaaCGGGAAGCAACTTTTCTGAACTTTATTTCAGCACCAATTATCTACCCGTCAGATGTATAAATATTGGAGCCCTATTGTGCTTTACTGACTTTAGAAGAATTTTTGagtgaataaaacaaagaaaacgaaaatcTGAATGACCCTGGAGGAAACGCCTGGCTCTAAGTCACAATCATATGGACACTAATTCTTCTTCAAAACTCTGAAGAATTTCATTTCCACTTGGGACAGATGCCTCTTAGAGAAG is part of the Macrobrachium nipponense isolate FS-2020 chromosome 15, ASM1510439v2, whole genome shotgun sequence genome and harbors:
- the LOC135227016 gene encoding digestive cysteine proteinase 2-like; this encodes MKFLLFLCGLAIAAASQSWESFKLTHGKAYSNAKEELYRKTIFESNLKFVAEHNERFRKGLVTFNVAMNRFGDLTTEEFVAQMTGLQKLESTEGMEFAHFPEAPRAADVDWRNKGAVTPVKDQGQCGSCWSFSTTGALEGAHFIKTGSLPSLSEQQLVDCSKENSGCNGGVVQWAYDYLKSCGGSQTESSYPYEAIDNICRFDSSQVAATVRGYTNIPYGDEVTQASAVHDEGPVSVCVDAGHLSFQLYSSGVYYEPNCNPQGINHAVLAVGYGTEGGSDYWIIKNSWGSSWGESGYMKLTRNKNNHCGVATQSCYPTV